In Haloimpatiens massiliensis, the following are encoded in one genomic region:
- a CDS encoding PilW family protein codes for MNKKGFTLVETLITAAIFFIVLSILYTFFNTNYKSYSSTETEINLQEEGDKAIEKITEKAMGCSMVLQVVNENDLTVYSHSDERSEEEKKDFISIKSIKIDNVFKKNAYYQFYLKENKLYMSTGDDKNEKAIAKDVDKLMIKPAGNERYFAGTKGIYVKLQLSKGRKKSTKKIVETEIYFRN; via the coding sequence ATGAATAAGAAGGGATTTACTCTCGTAGAAACTTTAATAACTGCTGCTATATTTTTCATAGTCCTTTCAATTTTGTATACTTTTTTCAATACAAATTATAAAAGTTACAGTAGTACAGAAACGGAAATAAATTTGCAAGAAGAAGGAGATAAGGCTATAGAAAAAATAACAGAAAAAGCTATGGGATGCAGTATGGTATTGCAGGTGGTTAATGAAAATGATTTAACTGTATATTCACATAGTGATGAAAGGAGTGAAGAAGAGAAAAAAGATTTTATTTCAATTAAAAGCATAAAAATAGACAATGTATTTAAGAAAAATGCATATTACCAATTTTATTTAAAGGAAAACAAATTATATATGAGTACTGGTGATGATAAGAATGAAAAAGCAATTGCAAAAGATGTGGACAAACTTATGATTAAGCCAGCAGGAAATGAAAGATATTTCGCAGGAACTAAGGGTATTTATGTGAAATTACAGCTATCTAAAGGAAGAAAAAAGAGTACAAAAAAGATAGTTGAAACGGAAATATATTTTAGAAACTAA